A genomic stretch from Methanobacterium sp. includes:
- a CDS encoding DNA-directed RNA polymerase subunit L, with amino-acid sequence MKIIKDTKNELEIEITGETHTLCNALRRTLMEDKDVVSAAYLIDHPIVGEPKLYIKAKNPRKSLKKAAETLKKQCNEFKGFIESSKK; translated from the coding sequence ATGAAGATTATAAAAGATACTAAAAATGAATTGGAAATTGAAATTACAGGCGAAACTCACACATTATGTAACGCCCTTAGAAGAACATTAATGGAAGATAAAGATGTTGTATCTGCGGCGTATTTAATAGACCATCCAATTGTAGGGGAACCAAAATTATATATTAAAGCAAAAAATCCTAGAAAATCCCTTAAGAAAGCTGCAGAGACACTAAAAAAACAGTGCAATGAATTTAAAGGTTTTATTGAATCTTCCAAAAAGTAA
- a CDS encoding DUF99 family protein → MKNKKFHKIKEEIRILGVDDAPFPHHTKNRVMLIGTVFRGGTWLDGVLRTYISGDGKDSTEKIIKMVNGTRHKGQIGVIMLDGITFGGFNIANIKKIFNETEIPIIVIMRRFPDFKKIKKALSRFEDHEERWECVLAAGTVHKIENKEPIYIQVHGIDLEDAEEIVAISTTRSAIPEPIRAAHIIEAGVETGESKGSA, encoded by the coding sequence ATGAAAAATAAAAAATTCCACAAAATCAAGGAAGAAATAAGAATTTTAGGCGTTGACGATGCCCCATTCCCACATCATACAAAAAATAGAGTCATGCTAATTGGAACTGTTTTTAGGGGTGGAACATGGCTTGATGGAGTTTTAAGAACTTATATTTCTGGTGATGGAAAAGATTCCACCGAAAAAATCATCAAAATGGTTAATGGAACCAGACATAAGGGCCAAATTGGAGTTATAATGCTTGATGGAATTACATTTGGTGGATTCAACATTGCAAACATAAAAAAAATATTTAATGAAACAGAAATACCCATAATTGTGATTATGAGGAGATTTCCTGACTTTAAAAAGATAAAAAAGGCCCTAAGTAGATTTGAAGACCATGAAGAAAGATGGGAATGCGTATTAGCTGCAGGAACTGTTCATAAAATAGAAAATAAAGAACCAATATATATTCAGGTTCATGGTATTGATTTAGAAGATGCAGAAGAAATTGTTGCAATTTCTACAACTCGCAGTGCTATTCCTGAGCCAATAAGGGCTGCACATATTATAGAGGCAGGTGTAGAGACAGGAGAATCCAAAGGCAGTGCATAG
- a CDS encoding NUDIX hydrolase, which translates to MKLHKTPSLTVDAVVLSENELIVLIKRKNNPYKDFWALPGGFVEYGETVESAAVREVKEETGLDVDLNGIVGVYSDYDRDPRGHTVTVCYIAMESGGKLKADTDASDVQYFHKNEVLRLKLAFDHEIIIKDAYKLLYDEKIQ; encoded by the coding sequence ATTAAATTGCATAAAACTCCTTCATTAACTGTAGATGCAGTGGTACTTTCTGAAAATGAGTTAATAGTGTTAATAAAGCGGAAAAACAATCCTTATAAAGATTTCTGGGCATTACCTGGAGGATTTGTTGAATATGGTGAAACTGTAGAATCTGCTGCTGTCAGAGAAGTTAAAGAAGAAACAGGTCTTGATGTGGACTTAAATGGGATAGTGGGGGTCTATTCGGATTATGATAGAGATCCCAGAGGACATACAGTTACAGTATGCTATATTGCAATGGAATCTGGAGGAAAATTAAAAGCAGACACTGATGCATCTGATGTCCAGTATTTCCATAAAAATGAAGTTTTAAGACTTAAACTTGCATTTGACCATGAAATTATAATTAAAGATGCATATAAACTGTTATATGATGAAAAAATCCAATAA
- a CDS encoding transcription factor S gives MEFCPKCGTVMFPKDDYFECKCGYKKEITNEQKSKYEISGKVSPKENIIVKGDDVKTLPTTRAVCPKCGNKEAYWWLQQTRRADESETRFLRCTKCKQTWREYD, from the coding sequence ATGGAATTTTGTCCAAAATGCGGAACAGTGATGTTTCCTAAAGATGATTATTTTGAATGTAAATGTGGATACAAAAAAGAAATAACTAACGAACAAAAAAGTAAGTATGAGATTTCTGGAAAAGTATCTCCAAAGGAAAATATAATAGTAAAAGGCGACGATGTAAAAACGTTACCTACAACACGTGCAGTATGTCCAAAATGTGGTAATAAAGAAGCTTATTGGTGGCTTCAACAAACAAGAAGGGCAGATGAATCTGAGACAAGATTTTTAAGATGTACTAAATGCAAGCAAACTTGGCGGGAATACGATTAA